ATATGTCCCAAGTCCCGGGTTTGGCCGGCGGAAATGAGCAACAGATGCGGAAGATTCTGAGCGGCGGCGAGTACAATCGCATCTGCCAGTTCATCAACGGCTTCCACGGATTGGCCATCGACTGCGAGTTCGAGTTGAGGAATCGTTTCTTCAGGGACGTGGAACCAATGGCTTTGACATGCATCCTGCAATCGGAGCTCTTTAACAGGGCGCGTGGTCACCACTGGAAGCAGGACCAGCGAGGAAAGAAGCTCCTCAAAGTGTAAGACCACAAATTCGTGTTATTTCCTGAGACCGTGGCCAATAATAATCCAAATTGTTTGGGTTCAGCTACGAGGAGCAGAAAAACTTGTACGACAATGCCCTCCTGATCCGAATGGCTTGTGTCGAGGCACTGAATCCGGTGGCTCTCTGCAGGATGTTGCTGCAGGAGAAGTACAAGGCGCGGCATCGATCGCACATATCACAGCTTCTTAGGCATCCGCATCTCATCGACGATCCGCGGCTGGCGGCCAATGTGCAGCAGTGCATAATCAGCGATAATCAAGAGGGATCTATTACGGACCTGCGACGACGCATCATGGGAGAGGAGTACGAGCTTAAGCTTAAGAATCTGGCTAAGGATGCGGGTATCCATTTCTACGACGAGCAGGATTTGCGACGAATGGGATATGACAAGACGCCGGACATCAAGATGATATTGCCGTTCCTTTACAGGGGCTCTGTGATCAACTGGATCGAAAGCAAGGCCAATTTCGGGGACACCAAGGCACATAAATTCAACAtccaacagcagctgcaaagCTACTGCAATCGGTAATATGAAAGAATACTTCCTATAACTTTCctaattatatatgtatgtattgttttcagttttgggCCTGGAATCATAATCTACTGGTTTGGGTACCACGAGGAAACGCCCTCGCTGCCGGATAACAACATTGGTATTACAGTACTTGCTGATTTTCCGGCAAAAAAAGATTTAGTTTTCATGCATCTTGCGCAAGAAGAATTCCCCGCTGAGACTCTGGCAACAAAAGAGGACAGCAGTACCGGGAGTCAACTTCTAGGAGAACCTTTTGTAGCTGAATGTCCAACCAAAGAACTGAAAAAACTTTCATGAAGCTGAATATTCTGGAGAATGACTAGTTTCGGAGTATAAGATATTTTTAACTATTGAACGATATGTGCTTGTTAAACCAATGTACATAGAACCCCTACACTTTAATCAGGTAGTTGCCAAATGTTAAGTAGCATTGAAACAATCAAATCTATACTAATCTCGCACCATGCGAATATTTACATAAAGACAGGAATGCTTTGCATTTACACACTAACCGTAAGATAGGACAATGCTTCTGCAGCAGTAACATTTCtctttaaatttaacaattatttcgtttttattgtatttataaattctCATTTACATGATGTATTCAATGGTTTATAGTACAAAAAGATTGATTTTATTTCTGGCATAAATCGTATACAAAACTACGAAATCGTTAGCATCGTTATTCataaaccaaatcaaaaacgGAGCACACGTAATTATTGTTACTCAACTTGCTCGTTGCCTTtcagggaaaataaaaatcaaaacaaacgTATTTATTTTACTATGTGGAAATTTGCTTTGTATTGTGGTAGCCATGGGTTATTTTCAAAGTATAAACCAAAAGTCAGCAgtgtgtatataaaaaattcaGCTGGGCCCTTTGCTTTGGAAACTATGCTCTAACTTTATGCGCCCCTTGCATCGGCTTAAATGCTGATTTTGTATTTGGGCTGATGTAAAATTATTGTTGCAAAAGTTTCGTACTGGTAGGAAATTCGTCGATTTCGATCAgcttgatatatttatatatgcaccCAGCCTCATCGGTCATCAGACCTCCTTCAGCTCCTCTGGCATGTCGTTCTTGGGATGCTTGTTCTCGAAATGTTGCTTATATGTCTTGGGATCCGGCATTTGCGACTGAAATGGAAAGGAAGCTCGATTAGGTTTACCATAAAGCACAAAGTACGAGgaatttatatttactattAGTTTGGAAAAGGTAAAAGGTAGAaaagatacatatatttacatacacCTGAACATATCTTAACGATATGttctttataataataattttgtaatttgaatTAAACATTCCGTCGTTAATAATACACTGTgctcaaataataataattcccAAATATTCATATTCTCGAACCCTTTCAGGAACCTTTTTGATTTCAAAAATAGTATTCAGATGGCCAAAATGGAGAATaatagtaaaaaaaatgttgaagcCGAATTATTCAAAGTATTAAAGAAATACATCAGATACTTAAACATGGGTTTCAAAATCTCGACGTTAAATCAAACGAGTTCGTGGGCAATTCTTCTAGCTGTGTCAAAACTGCTTGACTAACCAACCCACTGGTGTTGTTGATTAGGCGAGGTTTCACTGTAGCTGGCTCACCTTGCAAACGGCGCACACATGGACAAGTGCCTTCTGAGCCGCCTTTTTCTGATCGTTGGCACTGTGTCCTTGCTGCTTCTTCAGCTTGGCCTGTTTCTCGGAGGCCTTCGCCTGCGACTGGATCTTCTGGTGTCCACGTGCCATTTCTTTCTGCttgaatggaaatggaagagTAAGTATATGTAAATCGTCTTCGGGCTTCACGAGATTCGCAACAAAGGAGGCAGAAGCGCAGtcactttcactttctccCACACATCTGAATGGGTCACTCTTGGGGTTACCGAACGGGAAGTACACTTTCCGGTCCGCATACACTAGTTAAGACACCgattatttatgttttgaaAAGTCTGACACGACACTGTActggaacaacaacaaatcacCACCACAAGTGAAAATTGCGACCACGTTCTGCGCTCTTTTGCGAAGCTATCACAACTTACCTAATTAACACGCTTAAAATTGGTTGCCTGTATTAAATCCAGGTGATGCAGCCTTTGGAGTTAAGTAAAATTCGTTGTTAATAATCTGTTTTGATTTGATACCCGAAATTATTGGCGATTAACCGTagatttttatcaatttgtcGGGTTTTGTTTCGCTGCCAGGGTTGAGTGGGACCAGAGTTGAACTATATCCAAAATGTTAAGGCATAAATATCTGTGGGTTCGTTTCTTTGATTTACATCTACCCTGACTGAAGCCACTTAACGGTACTCGTAATGAATAATGCTTTTTCTAATTATTTGTAGTTTTTAAACCAttcaacaaaattttttttggtaatgAATATGTTGGtataatacatataatatatggTAATGGATATGttagaatttttaaaatataaatactcaATTTACCAATACAACAAACATAACATTGTTATTATCTAAGACTGCAAGTATAATTGCACAGGATGAATTAGAATAAAATATCATACAAAGCATAAAAAGTAATagttttaacatttttatttataaattgtcATTCACATAATTTAGTTATAGTACAAAAAGatttattttctttcatttctgGCATAATTCGTATAAAACTTTTACGTGTAAACCAAATCCAAAACGGAGCTCagagtatttatttatggtgTCCTAGATATCTTCCGTCATGTTCACAGGAATTAAACAATTTCTATTCATTTTGTAAGATAGGTAGGTGTCTTTGTATTGGGTCAGCCACACATCGAACATTCGCATACTGTGTTAATTTCAATGtataaaacaaaaccaaaaagcagCAGTGTGTATACGAAAAAACTGgcatatattattattacggCTATTATCCATCCTCTTGGCTTCGGCTTGATTGTGGCTTTCTTCTTCGGGCTGTTGCTAATTTATTGTTGCAAATGTTTCGTACTGGTAGGCAACTCGTCCATCTCGTTCAGCTTTAAGTAAAATGGGCATCAGACATCCTTCAGCTCCTCGGGCATGTCGTTCTTGGGATGCTTGTTCTCGAAGTGCTGCTTGTAAGTCTTGGGATCCGGCATTTGCGACtgaaatggaaagaaaaagCGATTAGATTTGGGTTTAAATTGTTATCTATTGAAAGGAAGGTGTTATCACTTAAAGTAACTTATATATCCGCAGTGCTTGGTCATAATATAATTTAAGATGACGTTGGACCAAcatattgtttttaaactGGTAATTTatagcaaattaaattaattttacaaaatgttATAGTAGTTATTTTTATAATGTTGAAATTGGATACAATTTTATGCGGAATATAAATGGACAATATTctgtgatatatgtatatagataatttttatataattacaAACATGGATAAAAACCGAAACTAGCGTCGCAACAATATTACAGGGTAAAGATTCCAGATAGTTTTAAACATTATAGACTTTAAGTGTTTTgtgcaatttttgttttaagtgcTGTAATGCACACTTTTTCGAATTGCATTAAATGGGATTACCCTTTTTTAAGCTCAAATGGCCCGCTTCCATCTACTCTAGTTTGTTTGTTCTACAGAGGCTCCACTGTAGTTGGCTCACCTTGCAAACGGCGCACACATAGACAAGTGCCTTCTGAGCCGCCTTTTTCTGATCGTTGGCACTGTGTCCTTGCTGCTTCTTCAGCTTGGCCTGTTTCTCGGAGGCCTTCGCCTGCGACTGGATCTTCTGGTGTCCACGTGCCATTGCTTGCTGctcaaatgcaaatagaaGGGTTAGTTCAAGTGGATTGCAAAAATGCCATTAATCATCTGTGGCCCAAACGGGATTTGCAACAAAGGCGGCAGAAGCGCAGTAGCTTTCACTTTTTATCCACCACCCATTTAAAACTAACATCT
This portion of the Drosophila santomea strain STO CAGO 1482 chromosome 3L, Prin_Dsan_1.1, whole genome shotgun sequence genome encodes:
- the LOC120449325 gene encoding zinc finger protein 706-like, which translates into the protein MARGHQKIQSQAKASEKQAKLKKQQGHSANDQKKAAQKALVHVCAVCKSQMPDPKTYKQHFENKHPKNDMPEELKEV
- the LOC120449830 gene encoding zinc finger protein 706-like, which gives rise to MARGHQKIQSQAKASEKQAKLKKQQGHSANDQKKAAQKALVYVCAVCKSQMPDPKTYKQHFENKHPKNDMPEELKDV
- the LOC120449324 gene encoding CDAN1-interacting nuclease 1 — protein: MSQVPGLAGGNEQQMRKILSGGEYNRICQFINGFHGLAIDCEFELRNRFFRDVEPMALTCILQSELFNRARGHHWKQDQRGKKLLKVYEEQKNLYDNALLIRMACVEALNPVALCRMLLQEKYKARHRSHISQLLRHPHLIDDPRLAANVQQCIISDNQEGSITDLRRRIMGEEYELKLKNLAKDAGIHFYDEQDLRRMGYDKTPDIKMILPFLYRGSVINWIESKANFGDTKAHKFNIQQQLQSYCNRFGPGIIIYWFGYHEETPSLPDNNIGITVLADFPAKKDLVFMHLAQEEFPAETLATKEDSSTGSQLLGEPFVAECPTKELKKLS